A single region of the Neisseria zoodegmatis genome encodes:
- the ffh gene encoding signal recognition particle protein yields the protein MLDNLTSRFSNVLKNIRGQSKLTEDNIKEALREVRLALLEADVALPVVKEFINSVKEKALGQKITGSLTPDQAFIGVVNEALIELMGKENSTLNLASAPPAVVLMAGLQGAGKTTTVGKLARLLKNDHKKKILVVSADVYRPAAIEQLKLLAEQVGVDFFPSDAGQQPVDIAKAAIDHAKRHFYDVLMVDTAGRLAIDEEMMNEIKALHAAVNPVETLFVIDAMLGQDAVNTAQAFNEALPLTGVILTKMDGDSRGGAALSVRQVTGKPIKFIGVGEKINGLEPFYPDRIASRILGMGDVLSLIEDVQKGIDEEAAAKMAKKLHKGKGFDLNDFKEQIQQMRNMGGLESLMSKMPGELGQLSKQIPEGTAEKAMGHVEAIINSMTPKERANPALIKASRKRRIAEGSGTSVQEVNKMLKQFEQSQQMMKMFSGKGMAKLMRMAKGMKGMKGMFPGL from the coding sequence ATGTTAGACAACTTAACCAGCCGCTTCAGTAATGTGTTGAAAAACATCCGCGGCCAGTCCAAACTGACTGAAGACAACATCAAAGAAGCTCTGCGCGAAGTGCGTTTGGCTTTGTTGGAAGCCGACGTAGCACTTCCCGTGGTTAAAGAATTCATCAATAGCGTGAAAGAAAAAGCGCTCGGACAAAAAATCACCGGCAGCCTCACGCCCGACCAAGCCTTTATCGGCGTCGTCAACGAAGCCCTAATCGAACTGATGGGCAAAGAAAACAGCACCTTAAACCTCGCCAGCGCACCGCCCGCCGTGGTGTTGATGGCCGGTTTGCAGGGTGCGGGTAAAACCACCACCGTGGGTAAATTGGCGCGCCTGCTCAAAAACGACCACAAAAAGAAAATCCTCGTGGTTTCTGCCGACGTGTACCGCCCTGCCGCCATCGAGCAGCTGAAATTACTGGCCGAACAAGTGGGCGTGGATTTCTTCCCTTCCGATGCCGGCCAACAGCCTGTGGACATTGCCAAAGCCGCTATTGATCACGCCAAGCGCCATTTTTACGATGTGCTGATGGTCGATACCGCGGGCCGCTTGGCGATTGACGAAGAGATGATGAACGAGATTAAAGCGCTTCATGCTGCGGTTAATCCCGTTGAAACTCTGTTCGTGATTGATGCCATGCTCGGCCAAGATGCCGTGAATACCGCCCAAGCCTTTAACGAAGCACTGCCACTCACCGGTGTGATTCTGACCAAAATGGACGGTGATTCGCGCGGCGGTGCAGCTTTATCGGTGCGTCAAGTTACCGGTAAACCGATTAAATTTATCGGTGTCGGCGAAAAAATCAATGGCCTCGAGCCTTTCTATCCCGACCGTATCGCCAGCCGCATCTTGGGCATGGGCGACGTATTGAGCCTGATTGAAGACGTTCAAAAAGGTATCGACGAAGAAGCCGCCGCCAAAATGGCGAAAAAGCTCCACAAAGGCAAAGGCTTCGACCTCAACGACTTTAAAGAGCAAATCCAACAAATGCGCAACATGGGCGGTTTGGAAAGCCTGATGTCTAAAATGCCGGGTGAGCTTGGCCAGCTTTCCAAACAAATTCCCGAAGGTACGGCGGAAAAAGCGATGGGGCATGTGGAAGCCATCATTAATTCGATGACGCCGAAAGAACGCGCCAACCCTGCGTTGATTAAAGCCAGCCGCAAGCGTCGCATTGCCGAAGGCTCCGGCACTTCGGTGCAGGAAGTGAACAAAATGCTCAAGCAGTTTGAACAATCGCAACAGATGATGAAGATGTTCAGCGGCAAAGGCATGGCCAAGCTGATGCGCATGGCCAAAGGCATGAAGGGAATGAAAGGCATGTTCCCCGGCTTGTAA
- a CDS encoding class I SAM-dependent methyltransferase: MIYVYLSETATDTARELISRFHLLVCGRLPDQGEYLLADSDGLSLCRAGEKGKVRVDFAGGAAQYRRTKGGGELIGKAVNHTAHPIVWDGTGGLGRDAFVLASLGLQVNVFEQNPAVACLLSDGLLRALQSADEEVALTAARITLHVGDTCALLPRLANERGRPDVVYLDPMYPESRKSAAVKKEMAYFHGLVGEAQNEAELLDAARRVAKKRVVVKRPRLGEFLNGEKPAYQYTGKSTRFDVYLPFEPVTD, translated from the coding sequence ATGATCTACGTTTATCTCAGCGAAACCGCCACCGACACCGCCCGCGAATTAATCAGCCGTTTTCATCTGCTCGTATGCGGCCGACTTCCCGACCAAGGCGAATATCTGCTGGCCGATTCAGACGGCCTCTCTTTATGCCGTGCCGGAGAAAAAGGTAAGGTTCGCGTTGATTTCGCAGGCGGCGCGGCACAATACCGCCGAACCAAAGGCGGGGGCGAACTGATCGGCAAGGCGGTCAACCACACCGCGCACCCCATCGTTTGGGACGGCACGGGCGGTTTGGGGCGCGATGCTTTCGTGCTGGCGTCGCTCGGTTTGCAAGTGAATGTGTTTGAGCAAAATCCCGCCGTTGCCTGCCTGCTTTCAGATGGCCTTCTGCGTGCTTTGCAGTCTGCCGACGAAGAAGTGGCCCTAACCGCCGCCCGCATTACCCTGCATGTCGGCGATACTTGCGCCTTGCTGCCCCGTTTGGCCAACGAACGAGGCCGCCCCGATGTGGTTTACCTCGACCCGATGTATCCCGAAAGCCGCAAATCGGCGGCGGTGAAAAAAGAAATGGCTTATTTTCACGGCTTGGTGGGCGAAGCGCAAAACGAAGCCGAGCTGCTCGACGCCGCCCGCCGCGTTGCCAAAAAGCGCGTGGTCGTCAAACGCCCGCGTTTGGGAGAGTTTCTAAACGGCGAAAAGCCCGCCTACCAATACACGGGCAAAAGCACGCGTTTCGATGTCTATCTGCCTTTCGAACCCGTGACCGACTAA
- the parC gene encoding DNA topoisomerase IV subunit A, protein MNEQTPQPAVGDDYLLLGQYAERAYLEYAMSVVKGRALPEVSDGQKPVQRRILYAMRDMGLTHGAKPVKSARVVGEILGKYHPHGDASAYDAMVRMAQDFTLRYPLIDGIGNFGSRDGDGAAAMRYTEARLTPIAELLLSEINMGTVDFVPNYDGAFEEPVHLPARLPMVLLNGASGIAVGLATEIPSHNLTEVTQAAIALLKKPSLETADLMQYIPAPDFAGGGQIITSAADLQQIYETGKGSVRVRARYEIEKLARGQWRIIVTELPPNTSAQKILAEIEEQTNPKPKSGKKNLTQDQQNTKALMLSLLEKVRDESDGESPVRLVFEPKSSRIEPENFINTLMAQTGLEGNVPMNLVMMGLDNRPAQKNLKTILQEWLDFRVITVTRRLKFRLAQVEKRIHILDGRMIAFLHIDEVIKVIRESDEPKPDLMAAFGLTEIQAEDILEIRLRQLARLEGFKLEKELNELREEEGRLKILLGDENEKRKLIIKEMQADMKQFGDERRTLVEEASRATLTQTTADEPVTLILSNKGWIRSRAGHNVDLSQTTFKEGDGLKQVIEGRTVWPVVVLDSHGRTYTLDAAEIPGGRGDGVPVASLIELQNGAEVVAMMTGLPEQHYLLSNSGGYGFIAKLGDMVSRIKAGKVVMTLKAGERTLPPVSIYAVSLINPECKVLLATDEPRLLAFTIGELEVMAKGRGLQLIGLSDGVKLEYVAVTSSPEFIVESIGKRGAAHKERLRIQDINNKRGRKGKVLEISGRLKRLSGADSV, encoded by the coding sequence ATGAACGAACAAACCCCACAGCCCGCCGTCGGCGACGATTATCTGCTGCTCGGCCAATACGCCGAACGCGCCTATCTCGAATACGCCATGAGCGTGGTCAAAGGCCGCGCCCTGCCCGAAGTTTCAGACGGCCAAAAGCCCGTGCAGCGGCGGATTCTCTACGCCATGCGCGACATGGGGCTGACGCACGGTGCCAAGCCGGTGAAATCCGCCCGCGTGGTGGGGGAGATTCTCGGTAAATACCATCCGCACGGCGATGCTTCGGCCTACGATGCCATGGTGCGCATGGCGCAAGACTTTACCCTGCGCTATCCCCTAATCGACGGCATCGGCAACTTCGGCTCGCGCGACGGCGACGGCGCGGCGGCGATGCGTTACACCGAAGCGCGGCTCACACCGATTGCCGAGCTGCTGCTTTCCGAAATCAATATGGGCACGGTGGATTTCGTGCCGAACTACGACGGCGCGTTTGAAGAGCCGGTGCATCTGCCCGCCCGCCTGCCGATGGTGCTGCTCAACGGCGCATCGGGCATTGCCGTCGGTTTGGCTACCGAAATCCCGTCGCACAACCTGACCGAAGTTACCCAAGCGGCCATCGCCCTCTTGAAAAAACCGTCGCTGGAAACCGCCGACCTGATGCAGTACATTCCCGCGCCCGATTTTGCCGGCGGCGGGCAAATCATCACTTCCGCCGCCGATTTGCAGCAGATTTACGAAACCGGCAAAGGCAGCGTGCGCGTGCGTGCGCGTTACGAAATCGAAAAACTGGCGCGCGGGCAATGGCGCATCATCGTAACTGAGCTGCCGCCCAACACCAGCGCGCAGAAAATCCTTGCCGAAATCGAAGAGCAGACCAATCCCAAGCCCAAGTCCGGCAAGAAAAACCTCACGCAAGACCAGCAAAACACCAAAGCGCTGATGTTGTCGCTGTTGGAAAAAGTGCGCGACGAAAGCGACGGCGAATCGCCCGTGCGTTTGGTGTTCGAGCCGAAATCCAGCCGTATCGAACCTGAAAACTTCATCAACACGCTGATGGCGCAAACCGGTTTGGAAGGCAATGTGCCGATGAACTTGGTGATGATGGGCTTGGACAACCGCCCCGCGCAGAAAAACCTCAAAACCATTTTGCAGGAATGGCTGGATTTCCGCGTGATTACCGTTACACGCCGTCTGAAATTCCGCCTCGCCCAAGTGGAAAAACGCATCCATATCCTCGACGGACGCATGATCGCTTTTCTGCATATCGACGAAGTGATTAAAGTTATCCGCGAATCCGACGAACCCAAACCCGACCTGATGGCGGCGTTCGGCCTCACCGAAATCCAAGCCGAAGACATTCTCGAAATCCGCCTGCGCCAGCTTGCCCGCTTGGAAGGTTTCAAGCTCGAAAAAGAATTGAACGAACTGCGTGAAGAAGAAGGCCGTCTGAAAATCCTGCTGGGCGACGAAAACGAAAAACGCAAACTCATCATCAAAGAAATGCAGGCCGACATGAAGCAGTTCGGCGACGAGCGCCGCACTTTGGTCGAAGAAGCGAGCCGCGCCACCCTCACGCAAACCACCGCCGACGAGCCGGTTACATTGATATTGTCGAACAAAGGCTGGATACGCAGCCGCGCCGGCCACAACGTCGATTTAAGCCAAACCACTTTCAAAGAAGGCGACGGGCTGAAACAGGTGATCGAAGGCCGCACCGTGTGGCCGGTGGTGGTGCTCGATTCGCACGGCCGCACCTACACGCTCGATGCGGCGGAAATCCCCGGCGGCCGCGGCGACGGCGTTCCCGTGGCTTCGCTGATCGAACTGCAAAACGGCGCCGAAGTCGTTGCCATGATGACCGGCCTGCCCGAACAGCATTATTTATTGAGCAACAGCGGCGGCTACGGCTTTATCGCCAAACTCGGCGATATGGTCAGCCGCATCAAAGCCGGCAAAGTCGTGATGACGCTCAAAGCCGGAGAGCGAACCCTGCCGCCGGTGAGCATCTATGCCGTGTCGCTCATCAACCCCGAGTGCAAAGTGCTGCTGGCTACCGACGAACCGCGCCTGCTGGCGTTTACCATCGGCGAATTGGAAGTAATGGCCAAAGGTCGCGGCCTGCAGTTAATCGGCCTTTCAGACGGCGTCAAGCTCGAATATGTCGCCGTTACTTCATCGCCCGAATTTATCGTAGAAAGCATCGGCAAACGCGGTGCGGCACATAAAGAGCGCCTGCGGATTCAAGATATAAACAACAAACGTGGCAGAAAAGGCAAAGTTTTAGAGATTTCAGGCCGTCTGAAAAGATTATCCGGCGCAGATTCGGTATAA
- a CDS encoding sigma-54-dependent transcriptional regulator, with translation MSNHNLQDPVLVVDDEADIRDLMEMTLMKMGLRVQTAVGVEDAKDKLDNEDYSLVLTDMRMPDGSGLEVVQYINELALDTPVAVITAFGNADQAVEALRAGAFDYLQKPITLSQLRSLVKSAVKVSEPLEGVRAPVQAEPEQPEPARQVPPPKPEVINPVLSVPQRMSPAPRQPYSPPKRSGSALTRSAGVPEGLRSLKERFSSGELTARILPDSGKDLGGESDMPRLLGMSPQMIEVRHLIRRLAKSVVPVYIAGESGTGKEQAARTIHELSDRADKPFIAVNCGAIPENLMESEFFGYKKGSFTGADSDRLGFFQHADGGTLFLDEVADLPLAMQVKLLRAIQEKAVRRIGDARETYVDVRIICATHKNLEHLVDAGSFRQDLYYRLNVVSLSMPPLREMREDLGGLIMHLLHKHCTGNENYKLSPKAQEALLHYSYPGNFRELENILERAVALTVGQVIQLDDLQIHTGTTPQFQAGKLEQQHLHDTEDEVSDGLQLSGGLPDFVPGKMQIQDYLDQIEREIIEQALKQTRYNRTQAAKLLGISFRSMRYRMERLDIH, from the coding sequence ATGAGCAACCATAACCTGCAAGATCCCGTATTGGTCGTGGACGACGAGGCCGACATCCGCGACTTGATGGAAATGACCCTGATGAAGATGGGTTTGCGCGTTCAGACGGCCGTGGGTGTAGAAGATGCCAAAGACAAGCTCGACAACGAAGACTATTCGCTGGTGTTGACCGACATGCGCATGCCCGACGGTTCGGGTTTGGAAGTGGTGCAATACATCAATGAATTGGCGTTGGACACTCCGGTGGCAGTGATTACCGCTTTCGGCAATGCCGATCAGGCCGTAGAAGCTTTGCGGGCGGGTGCGTTTGATTACCTGCAAAAACCGATTACCTTGTCGCAACTGCGCTCTTTGGTAAAGTCTGCCGTTAAAGTCAGCGAGCCGCTCGAAGGCGTTCGTGCGCCCGTGCAAGCCGAGCCTGAACAGCCCGAACCGGCGCGTCAGGTTCCGCCGCCAAAGCCGGAGGTGATCAATCCGGTTTTATCTGTGCCGCAACGCATGTCGCCGGCACCGCGCCAACCTTATTCTCCGCCAAAAAGAAGCGGCTCCGCATTAACCCGTTCGGCCGGCGTGCCGGAAGGTTTGCGTTCATTGAAAGAACGCTTTTCCAGCGGCGAATTAACCGCAAGGATTTTGCCGGATTCGGGTAAAGATTTGGGCGGAGAGTCCGACATGCCGCGCCTGCTCGGTATGTCGCCGCAAATGATTGAAGTGCGCCATTTGATCCGCCGTTTGGCCAAAAGCGTCGTGCCGGTTTACATTGCAGGCGAATCGGGTACGGGTAAAGAGCAGGCGGCGCGCACCATACACGAACTGTCCGACCGTGCAGACAAGCCTTTTATCGCCGTCAACTGCGGCGCGATTCCCGAAAACCTGATGGAAAGCGAATTTTTCGGTTATAAAAAAGGCAGCTTTACCGGTGCCGACAGCGACCGCTTGGGCTTCTTCCAACATGCCGACGGCGGCACGCTGTTTCTCGACGAAGTGGCCGACCTGCCGCTGGCGATGCAGGTAAAACTGCTGCGTGCCATCCAAGAAAAAGCCGTGCGCCGCATCGGTGATGCCCGCGAAACCTATGTGGACGTGCGCATCATTTGCGCCACGCATAAAAATCTCGAGCATTTGGTGGACGCGGGATCGTTCCGACAAGACTTATATTACCGCTTGAACGTGGTGTCGCTGAGCATGCCGCCGTTGCGCGAAATGCGCGAAGACTTGGGCGGACTCATCATGCACTTGCTGCATAAACACTGCACGGGCAACGAGAATTACAAACTCAGCCCCAAAGCCCAAGAAGCATTGCTGCATTACAGCTATCCGGGCAACTTCCGTGAGTTGGAAAACATTTTGGAGCGTGCCGTCGCCCTGACGGTAGGGCAGGTGATCCAGTTGGACGACCTGCAAATCCACACCGGCACCACCCCGCAATTTCAGGCAGGCAAACTTGAGCAGCAGCATCTTCACGATACGGAAGACGAAGTTTCAGACGGCCTGCAACTGAGCGGCGGCTTGCCCGATTTTGTGCCCGGCAAAATGCAGATACAGGATTATCTCGACCAAATCGAGCGCGAAATCATCGAGCAGGCTTTGAAGCAGACGCGCTACAACCGCACGCAGGCCGCCAAGCTTTTGGGTATCAGCTTCCGTTCGATGCGCTACCGTATGGAACGCTTGGATATCCACTGA
- a CDS encoding TM2 domain-containing protein, with protein MNAPVSYAASYPHTCNKALYVAMALLFGTFGVHKFCAGRVWMGIIYFLLSWTFIPTVLGIIEGVLAAFKPTDSLGAIVV; from the coding sequence ATGAACGCACCCGTATCCTACGCCGCATCTTATCCGCACACCTGCAACAAAGCCCTGTATGTCGCCATGGCCTTGCTTTTCGGCACCTTCGGCGTCCACAAATTCTGCGCCGGCCGCGTGTGGATGGGCATCATCTATTTCCTGCTCAGCTGGACATTCATCCCCACCGTCCTCGGCATCATCGAAGGCGTGCTGGCCGCATTCAAACCCACCGATTCCTTAGGCGCTATCGTCGTATAA
- a CDS encoding NUDIX hydrolase, translated as MITRPQFTRRLSETEHDRLLSRLQTHFNPHADTWQPLWLNGVKLGRLNGAWLQRVQQDWPERSETKPDGFHLYADNWLTMGDSLQHMTQSWHQLGVLGGWRNEKFDVEDAEGKPLFALERAAFRPLGLMSHAVHINGLTLHESEWMFWIGRRSPYKAVDPNKLDNLVGGGIASGESVRQAMMREGGEEAGLDAALLQNLVCQNRRLSVRPVSRGLHNELLHIFDVILPSETRPENQDGEVAEFKLMNPADLTAAMCDGLMMNDAMLATLDAFSRYGLLDENHGLTKWLAETRSA; from the coding sequence ATGATTACCCGTCCCCAATTTACCCGCCGCCTGAGCGAAACCGAACACGACCGTTTGCTATCCCGCCTGCAAACCCATTTCAACCCGCACGCCGACACATGGCAGCCTTTGTGGTTGAACGGCGTGAAGCTGGGCCGTCTGAACGGCGCTTGGCTTCAGCGCGTACAGCAGGATTGGCCGGAACGCAGCGAAACCAAGCCCGACGGTTTTCATCTTTATGCCGACAACTGGCTGACGATGGGCGACAGCCTGCAACACATGACCCAAAGCTGGCACCAGCTCGGCGTGCTCGGCGGCTGGCGCAATGAAAAATTCGATGTCGAAGATGCAGAAGGCAAGCCGCTGTTTGCGCTGGAGCGGGCGGCGTTTAGACCGTTGGGGCTGATGAGCCACGCCGTACACATCAACGGTTTAACCCTGCACGAAAGCGAATGGATGTTTTGGATAGGCCGCCGCAGCCCGTATAAAGCAGTTGACCCCAACAAGCTCGACAACCTCGTCGGCGGCGGCATTGCCAGCGGCGAGAGCGTGCGCCAAGCCATGATGCGCGAGGGCGGCGAAGAAGCCGGGCTGGATGCCGCGCTGCTGCAAAACCTCGTCTGCCAAAACCGCCGTTTGAGCGTCCGCCCCGTGTCGCGCGGACTGCACAACGAACTGCTGCACATTTTCGACGTAATCCTGCCGTCTGAAACCCGCCCCGAAAACCAAGACGGCGAAGTGGCCGAGTTCAAATTGATGAACCCCGCCGACCTCACCGCCGCCATGTGCGACGGTCTGATGATGAACGACGCCATGCTCGCCACGCTCGATGCGTTTTCGCGCTACGGTTTGCTGGACGAAAACCACGGCCTGACGAAATGGCTGGCCGAAACCCGCAGCGCTTGA
- a CDS encoding tetratricopeptide repeat protein, whose product MNKRLPPKLQKVQQQLNHISASFLQYMAAGDYRSALTEALKAHKLIPQSVAPLSDAATAAVKGGFWQEGITYAQKALQRDPNHINSLDALAHAYGSLQDWENCRTYGLQALTLRHRSITARPALPDVAVKPNGKKIIAFSLFGSSPEYIEPAVMNTELAGQIYPGWVCRFYIDGSVPADAVQRLQANGAEIVRVDAAAEQWPGTMWRFLAMDDPEASRIIFRDADSVISQREARAVAEWEAGGKLFHTLRDAGTHTELMMAGLWGAVAGSVPEMRAKIEAYVSKPLESRHFADQFFLREQVWPYACQSLSAHDRIFGFADARPFPDTEAFDYEHFHVGCNEGNSHFQAAFDLPDGSRVCWRLFSRISPLLNRDYSHNLLPQERLVCAYETTVQNGKISGMIPRRYSKGFSDGLSKITVAAVDA is encoded by the coding sequence ATGAACAAACGCTTACCACCTAAACTACAAAAAGTCCAACAACAGCTCAACCACATTTCCGCCTCTTTCTTACAATACATGGCCGCCGGCGATTACCGCAGCGCGCTGACCGAAGCCCTGAAAGCACACAAGCTGATTCCGCAGTCGGTGGCGCCGTTGAGCGATGCGGCCACTGCGGCGGTAAAAGGCGGTTTTTGGCAGGAAGGCATCACTTATGCCCAAAAAGCCCTGCAACGCGACCCGAACCATATCAATTCATTAGACGCGCTGGCTCATGCCTACGGCAGCCTGCAAGACTGGGAAAACTGCCGCACCTACGGTTTGCAGGCACTCACCCTCCGCCACCGCAGTATCACCGCGCGGCCTGCCTTGCCTGATGTGGCGGTTAAGCCAAACGGTAAAAAAATTATTGCCTTTTCATTGTTCGGCAGCAGCCCCGAATATATCGAACCTGCCGTGATGAATACCGAGCTGGCCGGGCAGATTTATCCCGGCTGGGTGTGCCGTTTCTATATCGACGGCAGCGTACCGGCCGATGCCGTGCAACGTTTGCAGGCAAACGGCGCGGAAATCGTGCGGGTAGATGCGGCGGCAGAGCAGTGGCCGGGTACGATGTGGCGGTTTCTTGCCATGGATGACCCCGAAGCGTCGCGCATTATTTTCCGGGATGCGGATTCGGTGATTTCGCAGCGGGAAGCGCGCGCCGTTGCCGAGTGGGAGGCGGGCGGAAAGCTGTTTCACACCCTGCGCGATGCCGGTACGCATACCGAATTGATGATGGCGGGCTTATGGGGCGCCGTCGCAGGCAGCGTGCCGGAAATGCGCGCAAAAATAGAAGCTTATGTGAGCAAACCTTTGGAATCGCGCCATTTTGCCGACCAATTTTTCCTGCGCGAACAGGTATGGCCGTATGCCTGCCAAAGCTTGTCGGCGCACGACCGGATTTTCGGTTTTGCCGATGCACGGCCGTTTCCCGATACCGAAGCCTTTGACTACGAACATTTTCATGTGGGCTGCAATGAAGGCAACAGCCATTTTCAGGCGGCCTTTGACCTGCCCGACGGCAGCCGCGTCTGCTGGCGTTTGTTCAGCCGCATTTCGCCCTTGCTCAACCGCGATTATTCGCACAACCTGCTGCCCCAAGAGCGGCTGGTGTGCGCTTATGAAACCACCGTTCAAAACGGCAAAATCAGCGGCATGATCCCGCGGCGTTATTCAAAAGGCTTTTCAGACGGCCTGTCTAAGATTACGGTGGCGGCTGTGGATGCCTGA
- a CDS encoding two-component system sensor histidine kinase NtrB: protein MSVNRLFVKQDWETLNERIPGLINIARIAIVLSLLVFHLFSFSTGGETAKSMFPTVEFYSWITVYGLLILLTIFKPDWQLQTLELPNASAVVDITMVMVLTYITGGIESGFGILVLPFIATSCLLSHGRYPMLYAGYAMMLIVLNMFFAGQVQFRPLEWDGRIVVSGALLSGACFLVAALTAFSATYLQAATESATKHQLAYRRVSGLNRVVLNRVQEAVIVIDAGQRVWLFNRQAKTYFPGLEVDKQETVFGELVARWQYQPDKNFETDIHIFQHSMHVRAVPVIQEKTELLMLFVRSLREVAAEALATKLASLGQLTANLAHEIRNPMSAIRHASDLLQDEDGNDPTKAKLHNIIDTNIQRIDKMLEDVSLINKRDSLRREPVNLMKFWLEFKQEFTLNNPDSVSCIRMNMDGSNLSVLVDPMHLQQIMWNLCNNAWRHSRQDHHAITVLMKSSGRMHISIVVADNGIGVPPDVRNHLFEPFYTTEKQGTGLGLYVARELAHANMGQLHYHPEMNGFELILPRESDEQP from the coding sequence ATGAGTGTAAACAGATTATTCGTTAAGCAGGATTGGGAAACACTCAACGAACGCATACCCGGCTTAATCAATATTGCCCGGATTGCCATCGTCCTTTCCCTCTTGGTTTTTCACTTATTCAGCTTTTCCACCGGTGGCGAAACCGCCAAAAGCATGTTTCCCACCGTTGAGTTTTACAGCTGGATAACCGTGTACGGCCTCCTGATTCTGCTGACGATTTTCAAACCCGACTGGCAGCTCCAAACGCTTGAACTGCCCAACGCCAGCGCCGTGGTCGACATTACCATGGTGATGGTGCTCACCTATATCACAGGCGGCATAGAATCCGGTTTCGGCATTCTGGTGCTCCCTTTTATCGCGACCTCCTGCCTGCTCAGTCATGGCCGCTATCCCATGCTGTATGCAGGTTATGCGATGATGCTGATTGTTTTGAACATGTTTTTCGCAGGGCAGGTGCAGTTCCGCCCGCTGGAATGGGACGGCCGCATTGTCGTATCCGGCGCACTGCTGTCCGGCGCGTGTTTTCTGGTGGCGGCGTTAACCGCTTTTTCCGCCACTTATTTGCAAGCCGCTACCGAATCCGCCACCAAACACCAATTGGCCTACCGCCGCGTGAGCGGCCTCAACCGCGTGGTACTCAACCGCGTGCAGGAAGCCGTGATCGTTATCGACGCCGGCCAGCGCGTTTGGCTGTTTAACCGCCAAGCCAAAACCTATTTCCCCGGCTTGGAAGTGGACAAGCAGGAAACCGTGTTCGGCGAATTGGTGGCACGCTGGCAATACCAGCCCGATAAAAACTTTGAAACCGACATCCATATTTTCCAGCACTCCATGCATGTGCGTGCCGTGCCGGTGATTCAGGAAAAAACCGAGCTGCTGATGCTGTTTGTGCGCTCGTTGCGCGAAGTGGCAGCGGAAGCGTTGGCCACCAAGCTGGCTTCTTTAGGCCAGCTTACCGCCAATCTGGCACATGAAATCCGCAACCCCATGTCGGCCATCCGCCATGCCAGCGATTTGCTGCAAGACGAAGACGGCAACGACCCCACCAAAGCCAAGCTGCACAACATCATCGACACCAACATCCAGCGTATCGACAAAATGCTGGAAGACGTTTCCCTGATCAACAAGCGCGACAGCCTGCGCCGCGAGCCGGTCAACCTGATGAAGTTCTGGCTCGAATTCAAACAGGAATTTACGCTGAACAACCCCGATTCCGTCAGCTGTATCCGCATGAACATGGACGGCAGCAACCTGAGCGTGTTGGTCGATCCTATGCACTTGCAGCAAATCATGTGGAACCTGTGTAACAACGCTTGGCGGCACAGCCGTCAAGACCACCATGCCATTACCGTATTGATGAAATCGAGCGGGCGCATGCACATTTCCATTGTGGTTGCCGACAACGGCATCGGCGTCCCCCCCGACGTGCGCAACCATTTGTTTGAGCCTTTCTATACCACCGAAAAACAGGGTACGGGCTTGGGTCTGTATGTTGCCCGCGAATTGGCGCACGCCAATATGGGGCAGCTGCATTACCACCCTGAAATGAACGGCTTCGAACTGATTTTACCGAGAGAAAGCGATGAGCAACCATAA